The Dioscorea cayenensis subsp. rotundata cultivar TDr96_F1 chromosome 19, TDr96_F1_v2_PseudoChromosome.rev07_lg8_w22 25.fasta, whole genome shotgun sequence genome includes a window with the following:
- the LOC120284003 gene encoding uncharacterized protein LOC120284003, translated as MTAWHSNSSQRWNYCISKSNSETGFKDGQELDHEDLNLVTVNNVGKRVRRGPTTLKELYSLPPNEKILVSSNELGQPIGPEDQLLSGFLGMLARCGQRVGLHYENWCKVPKTLKEELLKFVELRFILKSSREFVLKSLGKKWRDYKHDLKKHYFKREIGPQANKDNHPDGTVRWQWEELVDFWYSRKGEEAEKIGLACRKQQKYTHTSGSKSFARKKKEMELLKGEKVGHFEFFKATHIKKNGSHVNVETEKILEQANELLGEYEGTNDDA; from the exons gtttcaaAGATGGACAAGAGCTAGATCATGAAGATCTTAATTTGGTTACAG TTAACAACGTTGGAAAGCGAGTAAGAAGAGGGCCTACTACTTTGAAGGAGTTGTACTCCTTACCTCCTAATGAGAAAATTTTGGTGAGCAGCAACGAACTCGGCCAACCAATTGGCCCTGAGGATCAATTACTATCTGGGTTTTTAGGGATGCTTGCTCGATGTGGTCAGCGGGTTGGCCTTCATTATGAAAATTGGTGTAAAGTGCCAAAGACGTTGAAGGAGGAACTACTAAAGTTTGTGGAG TTACGATTCATTCTCAAAAGTTCAAGGGAGTTTGTACTGAAATCTCTGGGGAAAAAGTGGCGTGATTACAAGCACGACTTGAAGAAACACTACTTTAAAAGAGAGATTGGACCACAAGCAAACAAAGACAACCACCCTGACGGGACAGTTCGTTGGCAGTGGGAGGAGTTGGTGGACTTTTGGTATTCAAGGAAAGGGGAG GAGGCTGAAAAAATTGGTCTCGCATgtagaaagcaacaaaaatacaCACATACGTCGGGATCAAAGAGTTTTgcaaggaagaaaaaagaaatg GAGCTTCTAAAAGGGGAAAAAGTTGgacattttgaatttttcaaagcGACACACATAAAGAAAAATGGATCCCACGTGAATGTAGAAACTGAGAAAATCTTG GAACAAGCAAATGAATTGTTAGGTGAATATGAAGGCACAAACGACGATGCATAG